One genomic segment of Impatiens glandulifera chromosome 6, dImpGla2.1, whole genome shotgun sequence includes these proteins:
- the LOC124943683 gene encoding WUSCHEL-related homeobox 1-like: protein MWMMGYSDGSEFNMTDSFNGRKLRPIVPRPMSGSLTTNNNGPCFRTINGPHDLLSFNHHFANGMGHEQGKKELTGPQQQQQQQVVVSSRWNPTPEQLQTLEELYRRGTRTPSADQIQHITAQLRRFGKIEGKNVFYWFQNHKARERQKRRRQLETSSTEENQQQMHGCINDLERKESGGVSSCRTVFEVEQTKGWIPSTNCSTLAEKSISLEKGAKTGSECRRADGWVQFHEQREILHHQLIANSSLQMEKNATWQMMQSAPTHHLLNTHLNIPHAITTTTSPITTMSPFSQDQTNTIWSKMGPKIFIPQTLVSGHNPNRVVTSSAEESQTLQLFPLEGMTREEEAMNGKLTEASADIEGELSSAPYQFFEFLPLKN, encoded by the exons ATGTGGATGATGGGTTATAGTGATGGGTCAGAGTTTAACATGACGGATTCCTTCAACGGCCGCAAGCTCCGACCAATCGTTCCTAGACCCATGTCCGGTTCTTTAACTACCAACAACAACGGACCTTGCTTTCGAACTATTAATGGCCCTCATGATCTTCTCTCATTCAATCACCATTTCG CAAATGGGATGGGGCATGAACAAGGGAAGAAAGAGCTGACCGGcccacaacaacaacaacaacagcagGTTGTGGTGAGTTCGAGGTGGAATCCGACGCCGGAGCAGTTACAAACACTTGAGGAATTATACAGGAGAGGGACACGAACGCCGTCCGCCGACCAAATTCAGCACATAACAGCTCAGCTCCGACGGTTTGGTAAGATCGAGGGAAAAAACGTGTTCTACTGGTTCCAAAACCATAAAGCTAGAGAGCGTCAGAAACGGCGACGTCAACTTGAAACTTCCTCAACTGAGGAGAATCAACAACAAATGCACGGTTGCATCAACGATTTGGAAAGGAAAGAAtcag GAGGGGTGAGCAGCTGTAGGACAGTGTTTGAAGTAGAACAGACCAAGGGCTGGATACCCTCTACAAACTGCAGTACACTTGCAGAG AAAAGTATTTCACTGGAAAAAGGAGCAAAGACAGGATCAGAATGTAGAAGAGCAGATGGATGGGTACAATTCCATGAGCAAAGAGAAATACTGCACCATCAGCTGATAGCTAATAGCAGCCTGCAGATGGAGAAGAATGCCACGTGGCAGATGATGCAATCAGCTCCCACCCACCACCTCTTAAACACTCATTTGAATATCCCTCATGCTATTACTACTACAACTTCCCCTATAACCACTATGTCTCCTTTTAGTCAAGACCAAACAAATACAATTTGGTCAAAAATGGGTCCAAAGATATTTATTCCACAAACCCTAGTTTCCGGCCACAACCCTAATCGAGTAGTCACATCTTCGGCCGAAGAGTCTCAGACCCTTCAATTGTTCCCCCTCGAGGGCATGACCCGGGAGGAAGAAGCTATGAATGGGAAGCTGACTGAAGCTTCAGCAGACATTGAAGGAGAGCTTAGTAGTGCCCCGTACCAGTTCTTTGAATTCCTTCCGttgaaaaattga